The following coding sequences lie in one Bacteroidota bacterium genomic window:
- the bshC gene encoding bacillithiol biosynthesis cysteine-adding enzyme BshC: MDWVDYKQIQNFEAGITPLYVDYLNDFEKVKDYYSADFHDRRHWKKLIEKVLSRTHDRSTLVRVLTEQNKQHHCGIKTLANIDLLGNDNTVAVVTGQQVGLCAGPLYTIYKTITAIKLAEQLSGQFPDYNFVPVFWVENEDHDFEEINKVHVLGQAGDIQTIEYLFGGKPFEKNPGPVGSIVIDSFIDGFFERLQAQLQESEFKTGLFSALRGYYRNGASIGSAFVGLMNQLFEESGLIFLEPGNADLKRILKPIFQREISSSSKTSQIVIETSASLEERYHAQIKAKSINLFMIHKGGRYLIEPRESDYSLKGTRQFFSKEELAAIVETSPELISPNVVLRPICQDTILPTAAYVGGPSEIAYFAQLKPVYEFFDVQQPVVYPRASVTIVEEKIKTILEKYSVDVTEIWSDLDPLLARIAEQVSEVKVDALFEQLHRRIQEAVAESRFGIQQIDSTLSGAIDSTVSRIESQLNVLKEKTQAAQQRRQDVTMRQIQKVASNIYPKSNFQEREFNVVYYMNKYGPDFVKWLSGEIVIDRFQHQIVEL, from the coding sequence ATGGATTGGGTTGATTACAAACAGATCCAGAATTTCGAGGCAGGCATTACCCCGCTTTACGTTGACTACCTGAATGATTTCGAGAAGGTGAAAGATTATTACTCCGCCGATTTTCACGACCGGAGGCATTGGAAGAAGCTCATCGAAAAAGTGCTGTCAAGAACGCACGACCGCTCGACTCTCGTTCGTGTGCTTACCGAGCAAAACAAACAGCACCATTGCGGCATCAAAACGCTGGCAAACATCGATCTCCTGGGGAACGATAACACTGTTGCCGTGGTTACCGGTCAGCAGGTAGGGCTGTGTGCCGGCCCGCTCTACACCATCTACAAGACGATCACCGCGATCAAACTCGCCGAACAGCTCTCGGGGCAATTTCCCGATTACAATTTCGTGCCGGTTTTCTGGGTGGAGAATGAAGACCATGATTTTGAAGAAATCAATAAGGTGCACGTTCTCGGACAAGCCGGCGATATTCAAACGATCGAATATTTATTCGGCGGGAAACCATTCGAAAAAAATCCGGGACCGGTTGGCAGCATTGTAATCGATAGTTTTATCGACGGCTTTTTTGAACGGCTGCAGGCGCAATTGCAGGAGTCCGAATTCAAGACAGGCTTGTTTTCGGCGCTGCGGGGATATTACAGGAACGGAGCTTCGATAGGCTCGGCGTTCGTCGGACTGATGAACCAATTGTTCGAGGAGTCAGGATTAATTTTTCTCGAACCGGGAAATGCCGACCTTAAAAGGATTCTCAAACCCATTTTCCAAAGAGAAATTTCCTCATCCTCAAAGACATCGCAGATCGTTATCGAGACGAGCGCCAGCCTGGAAGAGCGCTACCACGCGCAAATCAAAGCGAAGTCGATCAACTTGTTCATGATTCACAAAGGGGGACGGTACCTCATTGAACCTCGTGAAAGCGACTACAGCTTAAAAGGAACGAGGCAATTTTTTTCCAAGGAAGAGCTGGCCGCCATTGTTGAGACTTCACCTGAACTGATTTCTCCAAACGTTGTCCTCCGCCCCATTTGCCAGGATACAATCTTACCCACGGCCGCGTACGTGGGCGGCCCCTCGGAGATCGCTTATTTCGCTCAGTTGAAGCCGGTCTATGAATTCTTCGATGTCCAACAACCAGTCGTGTATCCACGTGCAAGCGTGACGATTGTGGAGGAAAAGATAAAGACCATCCTCGAAAAATATTCGGTCGATGTCACCGAAATATGGTCGGACCTCGATCCCCTGCTTGCCCGGATTGCCGAACAAGTTTCTGAAGTGAAGGTCGACGCTCTCTTTGAGCAGCTCCACCGCCGCATTCAGGAAGCGGTCGCAGAAAGCCGCTTCGGCATCCAGCAAATCGATTCGACCCTCTCGGGAGCGATCGATTCAACGGTGTCGCGAATAGAATCTCAGTTGAATGTGCTGAAGGAAAAAACGCAGGCGGCGCAGCAGCGGCGGCAGGACGTCACGATGAGGCAGATCCAAAAGGTCGCGTCGAACATTTATCCGAAATCCAACTTTCAGGAGAGAGAGTTCAACGTAGTGTACTACATGAACAAATACGGACCGGACTTTGTGAAATGGCTAAGCGGGGAGATTGTCATCGACCGGTTTCAACATCAAATCGTTGAGCTTTGA
- the ugpC gene encoding sn-glycerol-3-phosphate ABC transporter ATP-binding protein UgpC has translation MASVKLENIRKEYEGGVVAVKDVNIDIADKEFVVLVGPSGCGKSTTLRMIAGLEEISGGTISIGGTVVNDVPPKDRDIAMVFQNYALYPHMTVYENMAFGLKLRKYPKSEIEARVHEAAQILGIEEYLDRKPKALSGGQRQRVALGRAIVRKPKVFLFDEPLSNLDAKLRVQMRTEISKLHDRLNATMVYVTHDQTEAMTMGDKIVVMKDGTVQQTNTPLNLYHNPSNKFVAGFIGSPAMNFMEGTISVKKGLTFTEDKTGVVLKLPKEQHSKLKPFAGKGVWLGIRPEHISDANKTAGARYAQCKARVEVVEPMGNEIFVYFSTGNGKQYVSRIIATEEPKAGKEMDLAFNMGKAHFFNKETEKVI, from the coding sequence GTGGCAAGCGTCAAACTTGAGAACATCCGGAAAGAGTATGAAGGGGGAGTCGTTGCCGTCAAAGACGTTAACATCGATATCGCCGACAAAGAATTTGTCGTGCTCGTCGGCCCGTCAGGCTGCGGAAAATCCACTACGCTTCGAATGATTGCCGGTCTCGAAGAGATCAGCGGCGGGACGATCTCCATTGGCGGCACGGTTGTCAACGATGTTCCCCCCAAGGACCGCGACATCGCCATGGTCTTTCAGAACTATGCTTTGTATCCGCATATGACGGTCTACGAGAACATGGCGTTCGGATTGAAGCTCAGAAAATATCCGAAATCGGAGATCGAAGCACGCGTCCACGAAGCCGCTCAAATACTCGGCATCGAGGAATATCTCGACCGGAAACCAAAGGCATTGTCCGGCGGGCAGCGGCAACGGGTTGCCCTGGGGAGGGCCATTGTTCGGAAGCCGAAGGTTTTTCTCTTCGATGAGCCCCTCAGCAACCTCGACGCGAAGCTGCGCGTGCAGATGCGCACCGAGATTTCTAAACTCCACGATCGGCTCAATGCTACGATGGTGTACGTCACGCACGACCAGACCGAGGCCATGACGATGGGAGACAAGATCGTCGTAATGAAGGATGGAACGGTACAGCAGACGAACACGCCGCTGAATCTCTACCACAACCCTTCGAATAAGTTCGTGGCGGGGTTCATCGGAAGTCCGGCAATGAATTTTATGGAGGGGACCATCTCCGTCAAAAAAGGGCTGACGTTCACAGAAGATAAAACCGGCGTTGTCCTGAAGCTGCCGAAAGAACAGCACTCGAAATTGAAACCGTTCGCCGGAAAAGGGGTTTGGCTTGGCATCCGGCCCGAGCATATCTCCGATGCGAACAAAACGGCCGGCGCGCGGTATGCACAATGCAAGGCCAGGGTGGAGGTTGTTGAGCCGATGGGAAACGAGATCTTCGTCTATTTCTCAACAGGGAACGGAAAACAATACGTTTCGCGGATCATTGCAACAGAGGAGCCAAAGGCCGGAAAAGAAATGGACCTCGCGTTCAACATGGGCAAAGCTCATTTCTTCAACAAGGAGACTGAAAAAGTTATCTGA